One genomic region from Ammospiza caudacuta isolate bAmmCau1 chromosome 1, bAmmCau1.pri, whole genome shotgun sequence encodes:
- the OTUD1 gene encoding OTU domain-containing protein 1 has protein sequence MQLYSSVITHYPAAATAAAAAASPSSAAVVKVSLSPGPSGAEAPSAADAAGPNAAAESSGKDSFVPAGGSSSSAAAMPAFSSCLEVMPSGPAAGPAGRPAGGPQFSSCAQVTVSRRRPLERIVPIRIVQRAEAAGELVPGSPRSRAWLEGILESVRQAGGDGEAAAEEPSNRSLRLSEHCQALQAAAAGAQPGLVPGCGPAERSGGPAQPGGPAAHGEEEEAAAGPDVRRGPGGRAERSEKLALYLAEVEKQDKYLRQKGRFRFHIIPDGNCLYRAVCKAVYGDQRLHGELREQTVHYIADHLDHFNPIIEGDVGEFLIGAAQDGAWAGYPELLAMGQMLNVNIHLTTGGRPESPTVSTMVHYLGPEDPTRPNIWLSWLSNGHYDAVLDRVCPNPEYEAWCRQTQVQRRRDEELAKSMAVSLSKMYIEQNACS, from the coding sequence ATGCAGCTCTACAGCTCCGTGATCACCCACTACCCGGCGGCCGCCACCGCAGCAGCCGCCGCGGCCTCGCCGAGCTCCGCCGCCGTCGTCAAGGTCTCCTTGTCGCCGGGACCCTCCGGCGCGGAGGCACCGAGCGCCGCCGACGCCGCGGGCCCGAACGCGGCCGCCGAGAGCTCCGGCAAGGACAGCTTCGTTCCCGcggggggcagcagcagcagcgccgccGCCATGCCCGCCTTCTCGTCCTGCCTGGAGGTGATGCCGAGCGGCCCCgcggcgggcccggccgggcggcCGGCGGGCGGCCCCCAGTTCAGCTCCTGCGCGCAGGTCACCGTCAGCCGCCGGCGGCCGCTGGAGCGCATCGTGCCCATCCGCATCGTGCAGCGCGCCGAAGCCGCCGGAGAGCTGGTGCCGGGCTCGCCGCGCAGCCGCGCCTGGCTGGAGGGCATCCTGGAGAGCGTGCGGCAGGCCGGGGGCGACGGCGAGGCCGCCGCCGAGGAGCCCAGCAACCGCAGCCTGCGGCTTAGCGAGCACTGCCAGGCGCTGCAGGCGGCGGCCGCCGGAGCCCAGCCCGGGCTGGTCCCCGGCTGCGGCcccgcggagcggagcgggggcCCCGCGCAGcccggcggccccgccgcgcacggcgaggaggaggaggcggcggcggggcccgaCGTGCGGCGGGGTCCCGGCGGCAGAGCGGAGCGCAGCGAGAAGCTGGCGCTGTACCTGGCCGAGGTGGAGAAGCAGGACAAGTACCTGCGGCAGAAGGGCCGGTTCCGCTTCCACATCATCCCCGACGGGAACTGCCTGTACCGCGCCGTCTGCAAGGCGGTGTACGGGGACCAGCGGCTGCACGGCGAGCTCCGCGAGCAGACCGTGCACTACATCGCCGACCACCTGGACCACTTCAACCCCATCATCGAGGGCGACGTGGGAGAGTTCCTCATCGGCGCCGCCCAGGACGGGGCGTGGGCCGGCTACCCGGAGCTGCTGGCCATGGGACAGATGCTGAACGTGAACATCCACCTGACCACGGGCGGCCGGCCCGAGAGCCCCACCGTTTCCACCATGGTTCACTACCTGGGGCCCGAGGACCCGACACGGCCCAATATCTGGCTGAGCTGGCTTAGCAATGGGCACTACGATGCTGTGCTGGACCGCGTGTGCCCCAACCCAGAGTACGAGGCGTGGTGCAGACAGACTCAGGTACAGCGCAGGCGGGATGAGGAGCTGGCCAAGTCCATGGCGGTGTCCTTGTCCAAGATGTACATAGAGCAGAATGCCTGCTCATGA